atccaaaatattatttagtctCTTCTTTGAAGTACCTTCtacgccctaaggtaggaaacgaaatagggctATGTTGTTTGTTATTGAAAGAGCCAAGTACATGCGAACTATCAGCTGCGGTTgtgtggttggaggaagtcTGTAAAATcaaggacttggaatacccgaAAACAAGGCAgtcaaataaatgtataaatttatagaaacttaattttatttcggaagcatgaTGGGCCAAGCTAGGGCATGTATATGGactatatttagttttttatagAAGGGCAAAATGATCACTAATTTAgctgaaggaccaaaataGGACATATTTGAAagatacaggaccaaaatggggaaccaaaaaattaaaggaccaaaTCCGGAAATCCCTAAAGCTACCGGACCAAAATTGCTTTAAAGCCCACATTGgataaattattctattttgaaattaaatctaTCTAAAACAATTAATTTCTACAATgccatttataattataatcacaTTAGTTTCAAATCATACACGCATTTATATGTAGCCCACAAAATCAGAGACCCAATATCCACACTCGTTAATATATACAGACATATTACGTGCATATCTGATCGATCATGCAGCAGATAGCTAAcaagaaaagcaaacaaaagagGGACGTCGACGCATCACTCCGTTCACCAATTTTCAAGAGCAATTTTACCTTTTGGTGATCATTACAATGCCCGAAAGAATTAGTATATATCCTATATAAAAGTTCTGCTCTGGACAGTGGACACAACTACAAGAAACACAAGAATCAGACAATATTGTAATGGAATGGAAATTTTGTTACAGGTTTGGCAACAGTGCCTGTACGTACGTACGTCTATATTGCTCCATTTCCAGGGTTAGGTATGGATAGGCAAGTATCATATAATTCACCATCATCCCTCTGCTCCTCTTTCGGCTTCACAACTTTCGCCTGCTGGCAATCTCTCATTTCGTTCCCTCGACAAGAAGATTGATTAACTGCTGATGTTGCTGCATAGTTGCTGTAGTGGAAGTTTCCAGCCAGAGGCACATTGGTTGAtccagcagcagcagcagcaacatgGTTAACTTGTGACGGCAGTGGCATGTAATCCGGCAACATCGGATAAAGATTAGAAGATGGGTAATTCGTCTTCATTTGATTGCCGTTCATCAGAAGAGAGCTGTAATTAGGTAAGGAATGGAATGGAGGAAAGGAGAGCGGATAAACTGAAGAAGCTCCGAAATTCAGGTCGTTGGTGAAGTTTCCGGGCAGATTGGACCTCATTAGTTCGTTGTAATTCAAGATTGGTTTTCTTTCCAGGTACAAACTGGAGAGGTCTTGAACCTGTTTTCCTGCTTTCGGGACATGATGATGATCAGGTTTCTGTGGCAGTGGCGCTGCGGTAGGAATGGTGCTGTTAGTGACTGAAGGCGGTAGATTGGCAACATCAGAAATCACGAGGCTGCCGTTTTTGCTACAAGGCACTTCGTGGTTGTGCTTTCCTTCGTATGTTGTTACTACGGATTTTATATCGTTAGCAGCTCTTTCGACGTGCTTTCTGACGGGACATCCTGGAGTAGTGCACTTATAATAACTTCTGCAAGAATAAACAACATAAGTTATAAAACATGGATTAGTTCTCAACTACATTTGACAAACTTCAATAATATTGTAGTGATGCTTAAGTTGCAGCTTTATATGTTCATACCTAGGATTTGGATTTCCTTTAACAACCTTTTGGCCGTATTTTCTCCATCGATATCCATCATCAAGAATATCAATGTCACTCTCTATCTGGACAACAACTCTTGGTTCACGTGTAGACCTTGCTGTGGTGGTTTCACTTGGAAAGTTATCCCTCTTCCTACCCAAAGACAAAAAAGCCAAAGTAATCAAAACAGTGAAACAAGTAAATTTGCATAGCTAAAATGAGCTTTTCTTTAAGATAAAAAAGCTAGCAATTAGCTgtccatatatatgtatatatataccttttttTGGGCTCACATTCACCATTTtgatcatcatcttcatcattgAAAGAGATGCTCTCTGGGCTAGCCCCAGTTTGATCATGTTCGGCATCCTGACTGGCAAACGCAGAGGAGAATTCTTGGGTCTCAACAGACTCAAATATCGTGTTCATTCTTGATAGGGGATCGGAAAAATCACTAAGAAATGAAGTCGAAGATGTCCCGTCTAAACTATGATCAGGTCTCCAGTCCGAGGCAAATGCAGCATCCTTTCCGTCTGTTTTAAAGCACGAAGTTGCGCTACTACCTTCAGGACTCATGTCAGACGACGACATTTCACTTACTAACCGCTTAAAGGGCTGAGGTTTGGGGTGATTGTGGGAGCCCTTATACACGATTTCTGTAATTTGGCCATCGTGCGAACGTTCCACCTTCTTCTTGACTTGGCAATTTGTGTTAGTACATTTGTAGTAACTCCTGGGATATTCACTTCCTTTGACGTGTTTCTGCCCATATTTCCTCCAGTAGAATCCATCTTCTGAATACTTAGCCACTTGATCTTTGGGAAAGTATGGTCCCctctgatgatgatgatgcagtTTTTCTTGATTAGGATGTGTGGTTGGTCTTATGTCTTTGCTGCTGTGGTGATGATCATTGTGACTGCTAATGAACATTTGAT
This region of Sesamum indicum cultivar Zhongzhi No. 13 linkage group LG4, S_indicum_v1.0, whole genome shotgun sequence genomic DNA includes:
- the LOC105161243 gene encoding probable WRKY transcription factor 20, translating into MGANGGGPPPFVKKEDEFHDSNNCDDDNDDNHQILMRENDHKNENKGISIAERRAAKCGFNASNINAARFRTTGLATTPLRSPYFTVPPGLSPSALLDSPIMLPNAQAQLSPTTGTFHQFPSPNHESLKLKLKLASSCSASASASASPSACGDDHNTFAPQSSSSKQPLSQYSSLLPNNTSLLQNNKAFEEFEYPRDLQDTTSKNVDYFEDTLTETDQVVILGNNNNQYLSSSLQPRNNHQMFISSHNDHHHSSKDIRPTTHPNQEKLHHHHQRGPYFPKDQVAKYSEDGFYWRKYGQKHVKGSEYPRSYYKCTNTNCQVKKKVERSHDGQITEIVYKGSHNHPKPQPFKRLVSEMSSSDMSPEGSSATSCFKTDGKDAAFASDWRPDHSLDGTSSTSFLSDFSDPLSRMNTIFESVETQEFSSAFASQDAEHDQTGASPESISFNDEDDDQNGECEPKKRKRDNFPSETTTARSTREPRVVVQIESDIDILDDGYRWRKYGQKVVKGNPNPRSYYKCTTPGCPVRKHVERAANDIKSVVTTYEGKHNHEVPCSKNGSLVISDVANLPPSVTNSTIPTAAPLPQKPDHHHVPKAGKQVQDLSSLYLERKPILNYNELMRSNLPGNFTNDLNFGASSVYPLSFPPFHSLPNYSSLLMNGNQMKTNYPSSNLYPMLPDYMPLPSQVNHVAAAAAGSTNVPLAGNFHYSNYAATSAVNQSSCRGNEMRDCQQAKVVKPKEEQRDDGELYDTCLSIPNPGNGAI